The following proteins are co-located in the Gordonia polyisoprenivorans genome:
- a CDS encoding sensor histidine kinase: protein MVSTADARGTLEVFLGCAPGVGKTYEMLAHAHDLIGEGADVVIAVVESHGRSATAGLIEGIEVIPRRRIVYRGTELEEMDLDAVLARHPQVALVDELAHSNVPGSANAKRWQDIDVLRDAGIDVLTTVNIQHLESLNDVVAQITGVTQRETVPDAVVRAADQIELVDIAPQALRQRLSAGKVYPSGRIDGALANYFRQGNLTALRELALLWLADRVDDNLADYRAAHAITDTWEARERVVVAITGGAESSTLIRRASRIASRSSAELIVVHVVRGDGLAGRSGVELSELTELAAGFGARVHSIVGDDIPTTLLEFARGVNATQLVLGTSRRPRWKRIFDEGVGATVVASSGRIDVHMVTHEETAKRNRLDIRETRFHRPLSWVLAVVVPLVMTGILAILDRWLGFASETALFFVTVLAISMLGGVAPAALSAVVSGVLLNYFFTAPRFTLTINEPDNLITILVMLVIAIAVAALVDSATVRRVQAQRAAREAELLAVFSDAVLGGADVAGLLERVRETYDQRAVSVVRRRADGTVEVSAAVGEGPPQRDSEADTVLPARGDEYELLLCGASPEAQDRRVLTAVATQAAAALERADLEAGAAAARALTQTDELRRALLSAVSHDLRTPLAGAKAAVSSLRSEEVTFSPEDTAELLATIEESVDQLSALVANLLDSSRLEAGAIRPNMARTYLVEVVHRAANRSGPAAAGITFRFGHVWAWTDGGLLERVLANLIDNAVRHGGGQVEVATSLDESDPQSPRTIIEVVDHGPGIPVERREQIFDDFRQGFDRNGSDGGVGLGLSVAQGFTSTMGGNLAVVDTPGGGTTMVVDLPATEQSERSAPVEGVTHG, encoded by the coding sequence ATGGTTTCTACTGCCGACGCCCGGGGCACCCTGGAGGTTTTCCTCGGCTGCGCCCCGGGCGTGGGCAAGACCTATGAGATGCTTGCGCACGCACACGATCTGATCGGTGAGGGCGCCGACGTGGTGATCGCCGTCGTGGAGTCCCACGGGCGGTCGGCGACGGCCGGTCTGATCGAGGGCATCGAGGTGATACCGCGACGCCGCATCGTCTACCGGGGTACCGAGCTGGAGGAGATGGACCTCGACGCGGTGCTGGCCCGCCACCCGCAGGTGGCCCTCGTCGACGAACTCGCCCACTCCAACGTCCCGGGATCGGCGAATGCCAAGCGCTGGCAAGACATCGACGTCCTCCGGGATGCCGGGATCGACGTGCTCACCACAGTCAACATCCAGCATCTCGAGAGTCTGAACGATGTGGTCGCCCAGATCACCGGCGTCACCCAGCGGGAGACCGTGCCCGACGCGGTGGTGCGCGCCGCCGACCAGATCGAGCTCGTCGACATCGCCCCGCAGGCACTGCGGCAACGACTCTCGGCGGGCAAGGTCTATCCCAGTGGCCGGATCGACGGCGCGCTCGCCAACTACTTTCGTCAGGGCAATCTGACCGCCCTGCGTGAGCTGGCGTTGCTGTGGCTGGCCGACCGCGTCGACGACAATCTGGCCGATTATCGTGCCGCGCATGCGATCACCGATACCTGGGAGGCTCGGGAACGGGTGGTGGTGGCGATCACCGGTGGGGCCGAATCGTCGACGCTGATCCGCCGCGCCAGCCGCATCGCCTCACGGTCGAGTGCCGAGCTGATCGTCGTACACGTGGTCCGCGGTGACGGGCTGGCCGGACGCTCCGGTGTGGAACTGTCCGAACTGACCGAACTGGCCGCCGGATTCGGTGCGCGCGTGCACTCCATCGTCGGCGACGACATCCCCACCACGCTGCTGGAATTCGCGCGCGGGGTCAACGCGACCCAGCTGGTACTCGGCACGTCTCGGCGGCCGCGGTGGAAGCGCATCTTCGACGAGGGGGTCGGCGCGACGGTCGTCGCCAGCAGCGGACGGATCGACGTCCACATGGTCACCCACGAGGAGACCGCGAAACGCAACCGCCTCGACATCCGCGAGACCCGGTTCCACCGGCCGCTGAGTTGGGTCCTGGCGGTGGTGGTACCGCTGGTGATGACGGGCATCCTGGCCATCCTCGACCGCTGGCTCGGATTCGCCAGTGAGACAGCGTTGTTCTTCGTCACCGTGCTGGCGATCTCGATGCTCGGCGGTGTTGCGCCGGCCGCATTGTCGGCGGTGGTCTCCGGTGTTCTGCTCAACTACTTCTTCACCGCACCGCGGTTCACCCTGACCATCAACGAGCCGGACAATCTGATCACCATCCTGGTGATGCTCGTCATCGCGATAGCGGTTGCTGCGCTGGTGGATTCGGCCACGGTCCGGCGGGTGCAGGCGCAACGGGCGGCGCGTGAGGCCGAACTGCTGGCGGTGTTCAGTGACGCCGTCCTCGGCGGCGCGGATGTGGCGGGTCTGCTCGAACGCGTCCGGGAGACCTACGATCAGCGTGCGGTGTCGGTGGTGCGCCGCCGGGCCGACGGGACCGTCGAGGTCAGTGCGGCGGTGGGAGAGGGCCCACCACAACGTGATTCGGAAGCCGATACCGTTCTGCCCGCGCGGGGCGACGAGTACGAGTTGCTGCTGTGCGGGGCGTCGCCGGAGGCGCAGGATCGTCGGGTGCTCACGGCGGTCGCCACCCAGGCGGCCGCCGCCCTCGAACGCGCCGACCTCGAGGCCGGGGCCGCCGCCGCGCGGGCCCTTACGCAGACCGACGAGCTCAGGCGGGCGTTGCTGTCGGCGGTGAGCCACGATCTGCGTACCCCGCTGGCCGGTGCGAAGGCGGCCGTGTCGAGTCTGCGCAGCGAGGAGGTGACGTTCTCGCCGGAGGACACCGCCGAATTGTTGGCCACCATCGAGGAATCCGTCGATCAGCTCTCGGCTCTGGTTGCCAACCTGCTGGACTCGTCGCGGCTCGAGGCCGGTGCGATCCGTCCGAACATGGCTCGCACCTATCTCGTCGAGGTGGTGCATCGGGCGGCCAACCGCAGCGGACCGGCCGCCGCGGGGATCACCTTCCGGTTCGGTCATGTCTGGGCATGGACCGACGGCGGGTTGCTGGAACGGGTGCTGGCCAATCTCATCGACAACGCGGTGCGCCACGGCGGCGGGCAGGTCGAGGTGGCGACCTCGCTCGACGAGTCGGACCCGCAGTCGCCGCGCACGATCATCGAGGTCGTCGACCACGGGCCCGGGATTCCGGTCGAACGGCGTGAGCAGATCTTCGACGACTTCCGCCAGGGCTTCGATCGCAACGGCTCCGATGGCGGTGTGGGGCTGGGTCTTTCGGTGGCCCAGGGTTTCACCTCGACGATGGGTGGCAACCTCGCCGTCGTCGACACCCCCGGTGGTGGCACGACGATGGTGGTGGATCTGCCCGCCACCGAACAGTCGGAGCGATCCGCTCCCGTGGAGGGGGTGACGCATGGTTGA
- a CDS encoding potassium-transporting ATPase subunit C: MNTVISTFVRQCVAAIGVLLALTVVVGVAYPAVVWAASRLDTHAAEGSQVVDARGCAAGSSIIGIDPQPVAGQPDSFLHARVLGSADNPMAPGDPSSSAASNQGPNSQTLATEIEARRKIIAQREGVAPTAVPVDAVTGSGSGLDPDISPAYAALQVPRIARNSGRTPAQVQAIIDAHTSGRQWGFLGQPTVDVLEVNLALGHTVCRS, translated from the coding sequence ATGAACACCGTCATCTCCACCTTCGTGCGGCAGTGTGTCGCCGCGATCGGTGTCCTGCTCGCGCTGACCGTCGTCGTCGGCGTCGCCTATCCGGCGGTCGTGTGGGCGGCCTCCCGATTGGACACCCACGCCGCCGAGGGCTCCCAGGTGGTTGACGCCCGTGGCTGCGCAGCCGGTTCCTCGATCATCGGAATCGACCCACAACCCGTTGCCGGACAGCCTGATTCGTTCCTGCACGCCCGTGTGCTCGGATCGGCCGACAACCCGATGGCGCCGGGTGACCCGTCGTCGTCGGCGGCGAGCAACCAGGGACCCAACAGCCAGACGCTGGCCACCGAGATCGAGGCGCGCCGAAAGATCATCGCGCAGCGCGAAGGGGTGGCACCGACGGCGGTGCCGGTCGACGCGGTCACCGGTTCCGGGTCGGGTCTGGACCCCGACATCAGTCCGGCATACGCGGCACTGCAGGTACCCCGCATCGCCCGCAACAGCGGCCGCACCCCCGCACAGGTCCAGGCGATCATCGACGCGCACACCTCCGGCCGGCAGTGGGGCTTCCTGGGTCAGCCGACCGTCGATGTGCTCGAGGTGAATCTCGCCCTGGGACACACCGTGTGCCGGTCGTGA
- the kdpB gene encoding potassium-transporting ATPase subunit KdpB — translation MSVDTIDRTDGGHQPTDESADSPELVSGGAFDARSLITSLPQAARKLNPKDQARNPVMFVVFLGAIVTTVLAIWRPSWFSWLIAAWLWFTVIFANLAEAVAEGRGRAQADSLRKVKRDTMARRIGADGSTVSVSGSDLVVGDRIIVEAGEVIAGDGDVIEGIATVDESAITGESAPVVRESGGDRCAVTGGTVVLSDRIIVKITTAPGETFVDRMIALVEGAARKKTPNEIALDILLASLTVIFLLAVVAVGPMQQYAGQSPDPIKLIALLVCLIPTTIGALLSSIGIAGMDRLVQRNVLAMSGRAVEAAGDIDTLLMDKTGTITFGNRPATEIFPGPDTSTADLASAAYRCSLADDTPEGRSIVDLCLQEHQVTPMAADDADAARGGVHPNYDVVAFTAETRMSGIDLHDGPSDVEYRKGAADAVTRWIGRLGGSVPEVVTDRVAEISQGGGTPLLVAVHDADGARILGTLQLSDVVKPGMRSRFAQLRAMGIRTVMVTGDNPLTAKAIADEAGVDDFVAEATPEDKLALIRSEQAGGRLVAMTGDGTNDAPALAQADVGLAMNTGTSAAKEAGNMVDLDSDPTKLIEVVAIGKQLLITRGALTTFSLANDLAKYFAILPAMFAVIYPQLHVLNIMHLHSAQSAIVSAIVFNALIIVALIPLSLRGVKYRPSSASRLLGRNLLIYGLGGVVSPFVGIWLIDLVVRFLPGMG, via the coding sequence GTGAGTGTGGATACGATCGACCGGACCGACGGCGGACACCAGCCCACCGACGAGTCCGCCGACTCCCCGGAACTGGTGTCGGGCGGCGCATTCGACGCCCGCAGCCTGATCACCTCGCTGCCGCAGGCGGCGCGCAAACTGAACCCCAAGGACCAAGCCCGCAATCCGGTGATGTTCGTGGTGTTCCTCGGCGCCATCGTCACCACGGTGCTCGCGATCTGGCGGCCGTCGTGGTTCTCCTGGCTGATCGCCGCATGGCTGTGGTTCACGGTGATCTTCGCCAACCTCGCCGAGGCCGTCGCCGAGGGACGCGGCCGCGCGCAAGCGGACAGCCTGCGAAAGGTCAAGCGTGACACCATGGCCCGACGGATCGGTGCCGACGGTTCGACGGTCTCGGTCTCGGGCAGCGATCTCGTGGTCGGCGACCGGATCATCGTCGAGGCCGGTGAGGTGATCGCCGGTGACGGCGACGTCATCGAGGGCATCGCGACCGTCGACGAGTCGGCGATCACCGGCGAATCCGCGCCGGTGGTCCGCGAATCCGGTGGTGACCGATGCGCTGTCACCGGCGGCACCGTCGTGCTGTCGGATCGCATCATCGTCAAGATCACCACCGCGCCCGGAGAGACCTTCGTCGACCGGATGATCGCGCTCGTCGAGGGTGCCGCCCGCAAGAAGACCCCCAACGAGATCGCGCTGGACATCCTGCTCGCCAGCCTGACGGTGATCTTCCTGCTCGCCGTCGTCGCGGTCGGCCCGATGCAGCAGTACGCCGGGCAGAGCCCCGATCCGATCAAGTTGATCGCGTTGCTGGTCTGCCTCATCCCGACGACGATCGGGGCGCTGCTGTCCTCGATCGGTATCGCCGGGATGGATCGACTGGTGCAACGCAATGTGCTGGCGATGTCGGGCCGCGCGGTCGAGGCCGCCGGCGACATCGACACCCTGCTGATGGACAAGACCGGCACCATCACCTTCGGTAACCGGCCGGCCACCGAGATCTTCCCCGGTCCCGACACCTCCACTGCCGACCTCGCGTCCGCCGCGTATCGGTGCAGTCTGGCCGACGACACCCCCGAAGGCCGCAGCATCGTCGATCTCTGTCTGCAGGAGCATCAGGTCACCCCGATGGCCGCCGATGACGCCGACGCGGCGCGCGGTGGTGTTCACCCGAACTACGACGTCGTGGCCTTCACCGCCGAAACCCGTATGAGCGGAATCGATCTGCACGACGGCCCGTCCGACGTCGAATACCGCAAGGGCGCCGCCGACGCGGTGACCCGCTGGATCGGCCGGCTCGGCGGCTCGGTACCGGAGGTCGTCACCGATCGCGTCGCCGAGATCTCGCAGGGTGGTGGCACGCCGCTACTGGTCGCCGTCCACGACGCCGACGGCGCACGCATCCTCGGTACCCTCCAGCTCTCCGACGTGGTCAAGCCCGGAATGCGTTCGCGCTTTGCGCAACTGCGGGCGATGGGCATCCGCACGGTGATGGTCACCGGTGACAATCCGTTGACCGCCAAGGCGATTGCCGACGAAGCGGGCGTCGACGACTTCGTCGCCGAGGCCACCCCGGAGGACAAACTCGCCCTGATCCGGTCCGAACAGGCAGGTGGGCGGCTGGTCGCGATGACCGGCGACGGCACCAACGACGCCCCCGCGCTGGCGCAGGCCGACGTCGGGCTGGCCATGAACACCGGGACGTCGGCGGCCAAGGAAGCCGGCAACATGGTCGACCTCGATTCCGACCCGACCAAGCTGATCGAGGTCGTCGCCATCGGCAAGCAACTGCTGATCACCCGCGGCGCGCTGACGACGTTCTCGCTGGCCAACGACCTCGCGAAGTACTTCGCGATCCTGCCGGCGATGTTCGCGGTCATCTATCCGCAACTGCACGTGCTCAACATCATGCACCTGCATTCGGCGCAGTCGGCGATCGTCTCGGCGATCGTGTTCAACGCCCTGATCATCGTCGCGCTCATCCCGCTGTCGTTGCGTGGCGTCAAATACCGGCCCAGCTCGGCCTCGCGCCTGCTCGGCCGCAATCTGCTGATCTACGGCCTCGGTGGCGTCGTGTCACCGTTCGTCGGGATCTGGTTGATCGATCTCGTGGTCCGTTTCCTTCCGGGAATGGGGTGA
- the kdpA gene encoding potassium-transporting ATPase subunit KdpA, producing the protein MNPALAATLQVALLLVVLGLAYVPLGDYMASVYRSERDLGAERVLYRLARIDPKRQQTWVGYALAVLAFSVVSVVFLYLLQRLQGVLPWADGKPGINPATAFNTAVSFVSNTNWQSYSPEQVMSNLTQMIGLAVQNFASAAVGLAVAVALIRGLVNRRGDGQLGNFWVDLVRGVIRILLPLSIIMAVILITQGAVQSFKTGFDFTTLNGGSAHSVVGPFASQEAIKELGTNGGGTLSANSAHPFSNPTPLSNIVEIIALLIIPVCLTRTYGTLVGDRRQGYTLLGVMASLWGIMLAVSWYFESRTNGVAAQVAGAMMEGKEQRFGIPASVLFAVSTTGTSTGAVNSAHDSFSAGGGGVLLWNMLLGEVAPGGVGSGLYGILMMAVVTVFVGGLLVGRSPEFLGKKFGQNEITMAALYVLVMPALVLIGAGITVVLSSTLDAQGNGGSPGTAGSIHGFSEVLYAFASAANNNGSAFGGLTVTSDWFQSSLGFAMLLGRFLPIVFVLALAGLLARQRPRGAKAGGLEPAAGQEVSRLGAGAPRTSTTEKAAPGTSTIEKAAPRTSSIEKGAPRTSTIEKAAVGDDAEAGGAVALEARTDTASTLPTHGLLFGALLFGTILLVAGLTFFPAMALGPIAEAAL; encoded by the coding sequence ATGAATCCCGCTCTGGCCGCCACCTTGCAGGTGGCGCTCCTCCTCGTGGTGCTGGGCCTGGCCTATGTGCCGCTGGGCGACTACATGGCCTCGGTCTATCGCAGCGAACGTGACCTCGGGGCCGAGCGAGTGCTGTATCGCCTCGCCCGGATCGATCCGAAGCGCCAGCAGACCTGGGTCGGCTATGCCCTTGCGGTGCTGGCCTTCTCGGTCGTCAGCGTCGTGTTCCTCTACCTGCTGCAGCGACTGCAGGGTGTATTGCCCTGGGCCGACGGCAAACCCGGGATCAACCCGGCGACCGCGTTCAACACGGCGGTCTCCTTCGTCTCGAACACCAACTGGCAGTCGTACTCACCCGAACAGGTGATGAGCAACCTCACCCAGATGATCGGGCTGGCGGTGCAGAACTTCGCGTCGGCGGCGGTGGGCCTCGCGGTGGCCGTCGCGCTCATCCGTGGACTGGTGAACCGGCGCGGCGATGGTCAGCTCGGCAACTTCTGGGTCGATCTCGTCCGTGGTGTCATCCGAATCCTGTTACCGCTGAGCATCATCATGGCCGTCATCCTGATCACACAGGGTGCGGTCCAATCGTTCAAGACCGGCTTCGACTTCACCACGCTCAACGGTGGGTCGGCACACAGCGTCGTCGGACCGTTCGCCTCACAGGAGGCCATCAAAGAACTCGGAACCAACGGCGGCGGAACCCTCTCGGCCAACTCGGCCCACCCGTTCTCCAACCCGACGCCGCTGAGCAACATCGTGGAAATCATTGCGCTGCTGATCATCCCGGTGTGTCTCACACGGACCTACGGCACATTGGTCGGTGACCGCCGCCAGGGATACACCTTGCTCGGTGTGATGGCCTCACTGTGGGGCATCATGCTGGCCGTCTCCTGGTACTTCGAGTCGCGCACCAACGGTGTGGCCGCGCAGGTCGCGGGAGCGATGATGGAGGGCAAGGAACAACGATTCGGCATCCCGGCGTCGGTGTTGTTCGCGGTGTCGACGACGGGAACCTCGACCGGCGCGGTGAACTCCGCACACGACAGCTTCTCAGCCGGTGGTGGCGGTGTGTTGCTGTGGAACATGCTGCTCGGCGAGGTAGCGCCGGGCGGCGTGGGCTCGGGACTCTACGGAATCCTGATGATGGCGGTGGTCACCGTCTTCGTCGGCGGACTGCTGGTCGGACGGTCACCGGAGTTCCTCGGAAAGAAGTTCGGGCAGAACGAGATCACCATGGCAGCCCTCTATGTGCTGGTGATGCCGGCACTCGTACTGATCGGTGCGGGCATCACGGTGGTCCTCTCCTCGACACTCGACGCGCAGGGCAACGGTGGGTCGCCCGGAACCGCGGGGTCGATCCACGGATTCAGTGAGGTGCTCTACGCGTTCGCGTCGGCGGCCAACAACAACGGCAGCGCATTCGGTGGGCTGACCGTGACCAGCGACTGGTTCCAGAGCTCGTTGGGCTTCGCGATGCTCCTCGGCCGGTTCCTGCCGATCGTGTTCGTGCTGGCGTTGGCCGGTCTGTTGGCGCGCCAGCGGCCGCGGGGTGCGAAGGCCGGTGGGTTGGAACCAGCAGCGGGGCAGGAGGTCTCGAGGCTCGGCGCCGGGGCGCCTCGCACCTCGACCACCGAGAAGGCGGCGCCCGGTACCTCGACCATCGAGAAGGCGGCGCCTCGCACCTCGAGCATCGAGAAGGGGGCGCCTCGCACCTCGACCATCGAGAAGGCGGCGGTCGGTGACGACGCCGAGGCCGGTGGCGCGGTCGCGCTCGAGGCCCGCACCGACACCGCATCGACCCTGCCGACGCACGGACTCCTGTTCGGCGCGTTGTTGTTCGGAACCATCCTGCTCGTCGCGGGACTCACCTTCTTCCCGGCCATGGCGCTGGGACCGATCGCGGAGGCAGCTCTGTGA
- a CDS encoding potassium-transporting ATPase subunit F, with protein sequence MTADGVINVVLLALAVVTAVYLMVALIFPERF encoded by the coding sequence ATGACCGCCGACGGCGTGATCAACGTCGTCCTGCTGGCCCTCGCGGTGGTGACGGCCGTCTACCTGATGGTCGCGCTGATCTTCCCGGAAAGGTTCTGA
- a CDS encoding DUF6611 family protein — MSSTAPRRIVAGDYRWGYVQIGYARQWVRDRMVLYPPGTSVEQRRWMRAWRWLPAIVAAIVLGTAFVCGYVNSALVVAFAVAIAVSVGLAIVVAERTRSIRMASVSVEGWTGPDADLTSLSNIALIRRISARLRDADSDLRDGRIDEVEYEVIWASCHTDMAQILRLTTPDKPVFERPRFRKASTQTPERRHSSALRRQA, encoded by the coding sequence ATGAGCAGCACAGCACCGCGGCGCATCGTCGCCGGCGACTATCGATGGGGATACGTGCAGATCGGTTATGCCCGCCAGTGGGTCCGTGACCGGATGGTGCTCTACCCGCCGGGGACCTCGGTCGAACAGCGCCGCTGGATGCGGGCGTGGCGCTGGCTACCGGCGATCGTCGCGGCCATTGTCCTGGGTACGGCGTTCGTCTGCGGATACGTCAATTCCGCGCTCGTCGTCGCGTTTGCGGTGGCGATCGCGGTGTCGGTGGGGTTGGCGATCGTGGTCGCCGAACGCACCCGGAGCATCCGTATGGCATCGGTGTCCGTCGAGGGCTGGACGGGTCCCGACGCCGACCTGACGTCGCTGTCGAACATCGCGCTGATCCGGCGCATCTCCGCGCGACTACGCGATGCCGACTCCGACCTGCGCGACGGTCGAATCGACGAGGTGGAGTACGAGGTCATCTGGGCGAGCTGTCACACCGACATGGCGCAGATCCTGCGGCTGACCACCCCTGACAAGCCGGTGTTCGAGCGACCGCGGTTCCGCAAGGCGAGCACCCAGACACCGGAGCGGCGCCACAGCTCGGCCCTCAGGCGACAGGCCTGA
- a CDS encoding PPOX class F420-dependent oxidoreductase, with product MTSDPHGNTGAPFDAATTAKFVLLTTYRKDGTPVSSPLWGVTEGNEMFMWTPADSWKIKRLRRNQKVVVQACDRMGKTLEGNPVEGRAELLDEAGTDRAKKLLVGKYGLLARLVIVGSKLRRGSAGTIGFAIRPVA from the coding sequence GTGACCAGCGACCCGCACGGCAACACCGGCGCGCCCTTCGACGCCGCCACCACCGCCAAGTTCGTTCTCCTGACGACCTACCGCAAGGACGGCACCCCGGTGTCCTCGCCGCTGTGGGGCGTCACCGAGGGCAACGAGATGTTCATGTGGACGCCTGCCGACTCGTGGAAGATCAAACGTCTCCGCCGCAATCAGAAGGTCGTCGTCCAGGCGTGTGATCGCATGGGAAAGACGTTGGAGGGCAATCCGGTTGAGGGTCGGGCCGAGCTGCTCGACGAGGCGGGCACCGATCGCGCCAAGAAGTTGTTGGTCGGAAAGTATGGGCTACTCGCCCGACTCGTGATCGTCGGCAGCAAACTGCGTCGCGGATCAGCGGGCACCATCGGGTTCGCGATCAGGCCTGTCGCCTGA
- a CDS encoding TraR/DksA family transcriptional regulator, translating to MHRDSDMRDGTDPSREALLSERARTTALIDALSQRLSAVIEATADEAADDEHDPEGSTLAVERGQLVAQVERSRARLVEIDAALERVGHGEYGRCETCGSPIGAERLEVLPAARQCVACAMRNPTSRW from the coding sequence ATGCACCGGGACAGCGATATGCGAGACGGGACCGACCCGTCACGAGAGGCGCTGCTCTCGGAGCGAGCACGCACCACCGCACTGATCGACGCACTGTCACAACGACTCTCGGCGGTCATCGAGGCGACCGCCGACGAGGCCGCCGACGACGAGCACGACCCCGAGGGCTCGACGCTCGCGGTGGAACGCGGCCAATTGGTGGCCCAGGTCGAGCGATCCCGGGCGCGTCTGGTCGAGATCGACGCAGCCCTCGAGCGCGTCGGCCACGGCGAGTACGGGCGGTGCGAGACTTGCGGCTCGCCGATCGGCGCAGAACGCCTGGAGGTGCTACCGGCCGCGCGGCAGTGCGTGGCCTGCGCGATGCGCAACCCGACCTCCCGGTGGTGA
- the sigK gene encoding ECF RNA polymerase sigma factor SigK, with protein sequence MSTHDDDLDVLLTRVGSGDQAAFERFYDLTSARVYGMTRRVLRDAGMSEEATQEVYLAVWRSADGFVVGNGSAISWLMTLAHRRAVDRVRSETASRRRTIDYGTADLGSRVERDVVSELAERHDTNREIRSSLSVLTPLQRESIELAYFEGLTYREVADRLGVALPTVKSRIRQGLKRLAPQMSGVAA encoded by the coding sequence ATGAGCACACACGACGATGATCTCGACGTGCTCTTGACGCGTGTCGGCTCCGGCGATCAGGCGGCCTTCGAGCGGTTCTACGACCTCACCTCGGCACGCGTCTACGGTATGACCCGACGTGTGTTGCGCGACGCCGGGATGAGCGAGGAAGCCACCCAGGAGGTGTACCTCGCGGTGTGGCGCTCGGCGGATGGGTTCGTGGTCGGCAACGGCTCGGCAATCAGCTGGTTGATGACCCTCGCGCATCGTCGCGCGGTGGATCGCGTGCGGTCGGAGACTGCCAGCCGACGCCGCACGATCGATTACGGCACAGCCGATCTCGGCTCGCGGGTCGAGCGCGACGTGGTCAGCGAACTCGCCGAGCGTCACGATACGAATCGCGAGATCCGGTCGAGTCTGTCGGTCCTCACGCCACTACAACGCGAGTCGATCGAGCTCGCCTACTTCGAGGGGCTGACCTACCGGGAGGTGGCCGATCGTCTCGGCGTCGCGCTACCGACCGTCAAGTCTCGAATCCGCCAGGGACTCAAGCGACTTGCCCCACAGATGTCGGGCGTTGCGGCGTAG
- a CDS encoding nuclear transport factor 2 family protein, with product MTNHGDRPYLAPAHPDALDVAHQLVAALQLGMDRSDADAYDAMFAADILWGSPKGAVLQGFFTLNGIHQRLFAQAVAPPSDFSVAQAAMIAPGVVVAQIGRHARGGGFSEMAMYVLVERDGRWWVTAGQNTPIAQD from the coding sequence ATGACGAACCACGGTGATAGGCCGTACCTCGCGCCCGCCCATCCGGACGCGCTCGACGTGGCGCATCAACTCGTCGCCGCGCTACAGCTCGGAATGGACCGCTCGGACGCGGATGCCTACGACGCGATGTTCGCCGCCGACATTCTCTGGGGATCACCCAAAGGTGCGGTACTGCAGGGTTTCTTCACCTTGAACGGGATTCATCAGCGGCTGTTCGCTCAAGCCGTGGCGCCACCGTCGGACTTCTCGGTGGCGCAGGCCGCAATGATCGCGCCCGGAGTGGTGGTTGCCCAGATCGGACGCCACGCACGTGGGGGTGGTTTCTCCGAGATGGCGATGTACGTGCTGGTCGAGCGGGACGGACGGTGGTGGGTGACCGCCGGTCAGAACACCCCGATTGCTCAAGATTGA